The DNA segment TGTCCAGCCCTTTTTCCTTCTCTGTATATTAAACAGTAACACAACACAATCAAAATGAAACATAGGAGGACAAATGCAATTCCAATAAACCTTGAAGCAACACCATTCATTGGACTGGGACAGCTGTTGTCCTTTTCAATTATATTTGCTAAAGAGACATTCAGACTTTGATATATTATTGACCACAATGGATTCTGCACTGCTAAGATCCACATTATTGCAGttattttgtttttaactgaatCAACAAGTGGTTTATATCGCAAAGGCCAGCAGATAGCCAGACAAGCGTTCAAGGACATTAGTGTTAAAGTCAGCATGATGCATTGTGCGAACGTTACTTGCACTGTGAACAGGATCCAGCAGAGAATTCTCGGTGAGTTGATGCTGAAGAGTCGAAAACCGTTTGTCAGAGTGCCCAAAGCAAAATATATAGATGCATAGATGAGATGCTGGCCCAGGAGGATGTATCTAGGCTCACGTTTTAATTCCAATTCTTGCTGCACCGTACTTACTATCGCATGACAGCATGCTGCAGTGACAGTAAAATCAGTCAGATAAACTGAAGTCTTCACCATGTTAACAACGGAATAAGAAGTCTCGTTGGAGCTGTTCATGACTCAATCTAATGTTCTTCTTTCGAAAGGCAGTGAACAAAATGTGCCAAGTTATTCCTCCATCATCTGTAAAGGGCATCTTGTCATTTTAGTTAATGCGCTTTCCTGTGCATTGATGTTATCTGCCTGCAACCCTATAAAGGTCAAAAAGATGTTTAAAAATCAACTCAACTCTAAAGAATAAAATTTATCAACACAAACAAGCAACTGTTGACAACCACATGAATGTGCCACGCAGAAACCAACAGGCCACACACAAAGAAATGTTTCCTTTAAGGTACATGTCTGCAGCTCTGAGTCAGTTTTAAAGACATTGTATAGTGTGAGAAATAGTTTACTCACAGCAAAGGCACTTAGATGGAAGATTGATAGCAACATGTTTTAAGGTCACTTAAAGATTTGAATTCATTATATTGAAGATGCTACATGAACAAGTATCACATCATTACAAAGGAGGCTGTGATAGAATGTGTTTTTCTCATCACTCCATTTAACTCGAGAAGTTCAGGAAGGGGTTACTGTTATCTGGTTTGTCTTGAGTCAGTGTCCTTGCTACTGATTTTATTGAACAGAAGTGACATTCTATCACTCTTCGTTCCTTTATTTAAGAAGACAACAGGGATAATTCAGGAAATTGTAGGCTTTACATCAGAGGCAggtaaattattggagaagattcttaggtaCAGGATTtgctcacatttggaaaaatatggagtTACGAGGGACAGTCAGCGTGGACTTTACAGAAGCATTTGACAAAGTGCCTCATAgtaggctggtccagaagatttTGTCACATTGGATTCACAGGGTTTGGCAAGTTGGATATAAAATTGACcaggtcatagaagacagagggtagtgatagtcagagtcagagagtcatacagcatgagaaCAGCCCATTCACTCCAATCAGCCCATGCCatctaatcccaaactaaactggtcccacctgcctgcgctcggcccatatccctccaaacctttccttttcatgtacttaccaaaatatattttaaacattgtaattgtacccatattcaccacttcctcagaaagttcattcacacatgaaccaccctctgtgtaaaaaaaattgcccctcattttttttaaatcattcacctttcaccttaaaaaaatgccttctaatcttgaaatccctgccctgggaaaaatacaccggccattcaccttatttatacccctcatgattttataaacctctataagatcaccctaattcctatgctccagtgaaaaaagtccaagcctatctttataactcaaatcctccattcttggcaatgtcctggtaaatctcttctgaagctTCTCCagctttcatagaatccctacggtgtgg comes from the Chiloscyllium punctatum isolate Juve2018m chromosome 6, sChiPun1.3, whole genome shotgun sequence genome and includes:
- the LOC140478459 gene encoding odorant receptor 131-2 — translated: MNSSNETSYSVVNMVKTSVYLTDFTVTAACCHAIVSTVQQELELKREPRYILLGQHLIYASIYFALGTLTNGFRLFSINSPRILCWILFTVQVTFAQCIMLTLTLMSLNACLAICWPLRYKPLVDSVKNKITAIMWILAVQNPLWSIIYQSLNVSLANIIEKDNSCPSPMNGVASRFIGIAFVLLCFILIVLCYCLIYREGKRAGHFVTSNVQARKTILIHGVQLSFFIIPVLITIGLGKKHTLTTLSLINTVIFSVAQCLSPVVYGLRCKELRNRLRKTKFCCCTFKHGRRNDRAFQQDVNLAAAPVSDAYSSQVCNP